From the Chitinispirillum alkaliphilum genome, one window contains:
- a CDS encoding Chemotaxis protein CheX — MDVSYVNPFVISTIETFGKMLNTDIKPGKLAIKKNEASYTYDVSGIIGLSGEAQGSICLSFPKIVALKVISALLGMEIKIVGPDIADGVGELVNIVAGNAKQHLTSYNLSISLPKVIFGKDHRIASGRGVPTLVVPFDSGLGDFAMEISLKTPEPKR, encoded by the coding sequence ATGGATGTTTCATATGTTAATCCTTTTGTTATCTCTACTATAGAAACTTTCGGAAAAATGCTTAACACCGACATAAAACCGGGTAAGCTGGCAATAAAAAAAAATGAGGCATCCTATACATACGATGTCTCCGGAATCATAGGTCTGTCCGGTGAAGCTCAGGGGTCAATTTGTCTTAGTTTTCCAAAAATTGTTGCTCTGAAAGTTATTTCCGCTTTGCTTGGTATGGAAATTAAAATTGTCGGTCCTGATATTGCCGATGGTGTTGGGGAACTTGTCAATATTGTCGCGGGAAATGCAAAACAGCACTTAACTTCGTATAACCTCTCCATTTCCCTGCCCAAAGTAATCTTCGGTAAAGACCACAGGATTGCCTCCGGAAGGGGAGTACCGACTCTGGTGGTTCCATTCGATTCCGGTCTTGGTGATTTCGCTATGGAAATCTCCCTGAAAACACCTGAACCCAAGAGATAG